From the genome of Synergistetes bacterium HGW-Synergistetes-1, one region includes:
- a CDS encoding prepilin-type cleavage/methylation domain-containing protein: MKYRVIRIWMRRGDINLKKMLKRKSKGFTLVELLIVVIIIGILAGMMMLSTGSATAKAEAAKIVANMRNMKSAAVMVYADSNEWPTAIASLDEYIDQKLEGTNYTLEPDGAYIKFDVSKVDDKVQESLGKLASTGVALYTSAKSGDITSSDIYKDGDTGIYMPVK; this comes from the coding sequence ATGAAATATAGAGTAATACGAATATGGATGAGAAGAGGAGATATTAACTTGAAGAAAATGCTTAAGAGAAAATCAAAAGGTTTCACACTGGTAGAACTTCTGATCGTAGTTATCATCATTGGTATCCTTGCCGGAATGATGATGCTTTCAACAGGCAGCGCAACAGCCAAAGCAGAAGCAGCAAAAATAGTTGCGAACATGCGCAACATGAAGTCAGCTGCAGTAATGGTATACGCAGACTCAAACGAATGGCCAACAGCGATAGCCAGCTTGGATGAATATATTGACCAGAAACTCGAAGGCACAAATTATACACTTGAACCGGATGGAGCTTATATAAAATTTGATGTTTCAAAAGTTGATGATAAAGTTCAAGAGAGTCTAGGTAAGCTTGCAAGTACAGGAGTTGCTCTCTATACTTCAGCTAAAAGTGGTGATATAACTTCTAGCGACATTTACAAAGATGGAGATACAGGAATTTATATGCCAGTGAAATAA
- a CDS encoding type II secretion system F family protein, which translates to MAGEKRMNYQYWAKAANGKTVRGRRAADNESELLEWIRDKGWIPINVVRTYETVARIGDSFGKNIDWKEVFDFSPRVKLRDKAIFIRQLSTMIAAGVPIGGALQILIEQTNQKRLKKIIQKIYARVSSGSTLSSAIAEHPKFFDVLISSLIRSGEESGTLDSTLAQLANFIEDQEVLKKKIISAMTYPAVVITIAVFVLGIMVVVVIPQFQKAFSSMNVELPRLTRMIFEFGTWAQSYWYYAIAVIGLIILLLNFLRKVPGLRIYIDTGILKVPVFGDILYKAALSRSFRTMSALLRSGVPILKALEMAGEVASNSKINNNFLLMRDAAAMGAPMNIVIKERKLFPPMIAHMIAVGEETGRTDEMLQKISDWYDNELSEKIKRLSSVLEPIMVVLVGIIVGFMVLAIFLPIISAIQQFM; encoded by the coding sequence ATGGCAGGTGAGAAGCGAATGAATTATCAATATTGGGCCAAGGCTGCCAACGGTAAGACTGTCAGGGGCAGAAGAGCCGCAGATAATGAAAGTGAGCTTCTCGAGTGGATAAGGGACAAAGGCTGGATACCTATCAATGTTGTCAGGACGTATGAAACTGTTGCGAGGATCGGGGATTCGTTTGGAAAGAATATCGACTGGAAAGAAGTATTTGACTTTTCTCCCAGAGTAAAGCTCAGGGATAAGGCTATTTTCATAAGACAGCTTTCTACGATGATAGCGGCCGGCGTGCCTATAGGCGGAGCACTGCAGATATTGATCGAACAGACAAACCAAAAGAGGCTGAAAAAGATAATCCAAAAAATTTACGCAAGGGTAAGTTCAGGATCTACTTTGAGCTCTGCGATAGCTGAACATCCTAAATTTTTTGACGTACTTATCTCATCGCTTATCAGGTCAGGAGAAGAGTCAGGTACCCTGGACAGTACATTGGCACAGTTGGCAAACTTCATTGAAGACCAGGAAGTCCTTAAGAAAAAAATCATATCTGCAATGACTTACCCTGCTGTTGTAATAACCATAGCCGTCTTTGTCCTTGGTATTATGGTAGTTGTCGTTATTCCGCAGTTTCAGAAAGCATTTTCAAGCATGAATGTTGAACTCCCCAGACTGACCAGAATGATATTTGAATTTGGAACATGGGCACAGAGCTATTGGTACTATGCCATTGCAGTCATTGGACTGATAATTTTACTGCTCAATTTTTTAAGAAAAGTCCCCGGATTGAGGATATATATCGACACAGGGATACTTAAAGTGCCAGTCTTTGGAGACATTCTTTACAAGGCGGCGCTGTCCAGATCATTCAGGACTATGTCAGCTTTGCTCAGGTCAGGCGTTCCTATTCTGAAAGCACTTGAAATGGCAGGGGAAGTTGCATCCAACAGCAAGATAAACAACAACTTTTTGCTGATGAGGGATGCTGCTGCTATGGGAGCTCCGATGAACATTGTTATTAAGGAAAGAAAACTTTTTCCTCCTATGATCGCTCATATGATCGCAGTCGGAGAAGAAACAGGACGTACAGATGAAATGCTCCAGAAGATATCTGACTGGTATGACAACGAACTGTCAGAGAAGATAAAGCGCCTCAGTTCTGTCCTTGAGCCAATCATGGTCGTCCTTGTGGGTATAATCGTGGGATTTATGGTCCTGGCAATATTTCTGCCGATAATATCTGCAATACAGCAGTTTATGTAA